A genomic region of Pyrus communis chromosome 14, drPyrComm1.1, whole genome shotgun sequence contains the following coding sequences:
- the LOC137715499 gene encoding B3 domain-containing transcription repressor VAL2-like produces the protein MDSKICMNPSCRTANTHEWKKGWPLRTGGFAHLCNKCGVEYENSVYCNTFHSGETGWRDCNLCHKPLHCGCIVSETLYECLDFGGIGCIGCASQPRVIQNDDVLNGFGGLKISNSGDQQSTVPQNGALSDTANEGKLLQLCQVMEANESNLSSQSQRSDINVSPVQTKREEVTYPKGEVGPGFSSITRPSIGSLTFTKPDNGRIMIGVKDMNNPSSEPSLSMTLGGPSATPNFAQPFTGGILEGRDQSKMPSSFQQGQKIRPILPRPLRPPSPVHHVRVARPPSEGRGKSQLLPRYWPRITDQELQKLAGDLNSTIVPLFEKVLSASDAGRIGRLVLPKACAEAYFPPISQSEGLPIRIQDVKGNEWTFQFRFWPNNNSRMYVLEGVTPCIQSMQLQAGDTVTFSRIDPGGRLVIGFRKASRSLDMQDPQTSFLPNGTPGETSCPSVVENLVSGSGQSSLYQTNTGSKDPYLNALSGHLHLADGDTSLHNCENHSHLTSEDLLQRPVSNSDKKRARNIGPKSKRLLLHREDVLELRLTWEEAQDLLRPPPSVKPSIVTIEDHEFEEYDEPPVFGKRSLFIAESERQEQWAQCDDCFKWRRLPVNVFLPPKWTCSENSWDMNRCSCSAPEEVSQKELDNLLRPSIDLKKRRIVVNHNEAQEHEPSGLDALASASAAILGDNVDYSGEQSLGATTRHPRHRPGCTCIVCIQPPSGKGKHKPTCTCNVCMTVKRRFKTLMMNKRKRKSEREAENAQRDNNDHKDESEMNGTSTEIELHMNHSSENGSSSEKRIEADVAESSCAGQIDLNCEPKHNYVQVSGLNLLRLADAVACQPVKNGTKESFLTNKTCEPQAGLGSSLLAQETAETDRLMCNEGSLSSVAAWDLEGRGGVD, from the exons ATGGACTCCAAGATTTGCATGAATCCTTCGTGTAGGACGGCCAATACGCACGAATGGAAGAAAGGTTGGCCTTTGCGAACTGGTGGATTTGCCCATCTCTGCAACAAGTGCGG AGTTGAGTATGAGAATTCAGTTTACTGCAATACATTCCATTCTGGGGAAACTGGTTGGAGGGACTGCAATTTGTGCCACAAG CCTCTCCACTGTGGATGCATAGTCTCAGAGACATTGTATGAGTGCCTGGATTTTGGGGGTATAGGTTGTATTGGCTGTGCTTCTCAACCTCGTGTG ATCCAGAACGATGATGTGTTAAATGGATTTGGTGGATTGAAAATAAGTAATTCCGGTGATCAGCAATCTACAGTTCCTCAGAATGGAGCATTAAGTGATACTGCCAACGAGGGAAAACTTTTGCAGTTGTGCCAAGTCATGGAGGCCAATGAATCCAACCTTTCATCTCAATCTCAGAGAAGTGATATAAATGTATCTCCTGTGCAAACCAAACGAGAAGAAGTTACTTATCCTAAGGGGGAAGTTGGCCCAGGATTTTCAAGTATCACTAGACCATCTATTGGATCATTAACATTTACCAAACCAGACAATGGTAGAATAATGATAGGGGTCAAAGATATGAATAATCCATCCTCTGAGCCGTCTTTGAGTATGACTTTGGGAGGCCCGTCTGCAACTCCAAATTTTGCTCAACCCTTTACTGGGGGAATTTTGGAGGGAAGAGATCAGAGCAAGATGCCTTCTTCCTTCCAGCAGGGGCAAAAAATTCGGCCTATTTTGCCCAGACCCTTGAGACCTCCCTCTCCTGTTCACCATGTGCGTGTTGCAAGGCCACCTTCTGAAGGGCGAGGGAAGAGTCAGTTACTTCCCCGATACTGGCCAAGGATTACTGACCAAGAGCTACAGAAATTAGCTGGGGA TTTGAATTCTACTATTGTGCCACTGTTCGAGAAGGTGCTAAGTGCCAGCGATGCAGGTCGAATTGGTCGTCTGGTTCTCCCAAAAGCATGTGCTgag GCATACTTTCCTCCTATTTCTCAATCAGAAGGCCTTCCTATAAGGATTCAAGATGTCAAGGGTAATGAATGGACGTTTCAGTTCAGATTTTGGCCAAATAATAATAGCAGGATGTATGTTTTAGAAGGAGTAACGCCTTGCATACAGTCTATGCAACTTCAAGCTGGTGATACCG TGACATTCAGTCGGATAGATCCTGGAGGCAGACTTGTAATTGGGTTCCGAAAGGCATCAAGAAGTTTAGATATGCAG GACCCCCAAACATCTTTCCTTCCCAATGGAACTCCTGGGGAAACTTCCTGTCCTAGTGTCGTTGAGAATCTGGTATCAGGAAGTGGTCAGTCTAGTCTTTATCAAACAAATACGGGAAGCAAAGACCCTTACCTAAATGCTCTATCAGGACATTTGCATTTGGCTGATGGGGATACGAGTTTGCATAATTGTGAGAACCATAGTCACTTAACAAGTGAGGATTTACTGCAGCGGCCAGTGTCAAATTCTGACAAGAAGAGGGCCCGAAATATTGGGCCTAAAAGTAAGAGGTTGCTCTTGCATAGAGAAGATGTTCTAGAGCTGAGACTGACTTGGGAAGAAGCACAGGACTTGCTTCGTCCACCCCCGAGTGTCAAACCAAGCATTGTAACTATAGAAGATCATGAATTCGAAGAGTATGAT GAGCCTCCAGTGTTTGGGAAGAGATCTCTATTCATTGCCGAATCTGA GAGACAAGAACAATGGGCTCAGTGTGATGATTGCTTTAAGTGGCGGAGGTTGCCTGTCAACGTTTTTCTTCCTCCAAAGTGGACATGCTCTGAAAATTCTTGGGATATGAACAG GTGCTCATGTTCTGCACCAGAGGAGGTGAGCCAAAAGGAATTAGATAATCTTCTAAGGCCAAGCATAG ATTTAAAGAAGCGAAGAATCGTAGTAAACCATAATGAAGCCCAAGAACATGAACCTTCTGGCTTGGATGCCCTGGCGAGTGCTAGTGCTGCCATTCTGGGAGATAATGTGGATTACTCTGGTGAGCAATCACTTGGAGCCACAACCAGACATCCACGCCATCGCCCAGGCTGCACTTGCATAGTATGTATTCAACCCCCGAGCGGGAAGGGCAAACACAAGCCAACATGCACATGCAATGTGTGCATGACAGTAAAACGGCGCTTCAAAACCCTCATGATGAACAAGAGGAAACGCAAATCAGAACGTGAAGCGGAGAATGCCCAGAGGGATAATAATGACCACAAGGACGAATCAGAAATGAATGGCACATCAACAGAGATCGAGTTGCATATGAATCACTCATCGGAGAATGGAAGCAGCAGCGAGAAGAGAATTGAAGCTGACGTGGCTGAAAGTTCATGTGCTGGACAAATTGATCTGAATTGTGAGCCCAAACACAATTATGTGCAGGTTTCGGGATTGAACTTGTTGAGGCTTGCTGACGCTGTTGCTTGCCAACCAGTAAAGAACGGCACGAAGGAAAGTTTCCTCACAAACAAGACGTGTGAGCCACAGGCTGGTCTTGGTTCTTCTTTACTTGCACAAGAGACTGCGGAGACTGACAGACTCATGTGTAATGAAGGCAGCCTTTCGTCCGTAGCAGCGTGGGACTTGGAGGGTAGAGGTGGTGTGGACTGA
- the LOC137715660 gene encoding uncharacterized mitochondrial protein AtMg00810-like: MEEIVFLKWSLHQKFAIKDLGKLNYFLGIEMATSQNELFFNQRKYVLDLLRKVNMLNCKPVTTPWDCKLKLDTAGELLTYVGYYQRLVGKLIYLTITRPDITYIVSLVSQFMHAPTVTHLHVVKRILRYLKGSIGRGILMRNNGSTHIQGYTDVDWAGNALDRKSTTGYCTFVGGNLVTWKSKKQNVIARSSAEAEYRAMASTACELIWLKSLLFDLGFPSNAPISLMCDNQAAMHIASNPVFHERTKHIEVDCHYVRAQVQSKVIQTLFTRIYDQLADLFTKALPATHFQHFLGKLGSIDLMDPA, encoded by the coding sequence ATGGAAGAGATTGTGTTTCTCAAATGGTCTCTTCATCAGAAGTTTGCTATCAAGGATCTTGGTAAGCTCAACTACTTTCTTGGCATTGAGATGGCAACTTCCCAAAATGAACTGTTTTTTAACCAAAGAAAGTACGTGTTGGATCTTCTTCGAAAGGTAAATATGCTTAATTGTAAACCAGTCACTACTCCCTGGGATTGCAAGCTCAAGTTGGACACGGCTGGTGAACTTCTCACTTACGTAGGTTACTATCAACGATTAGTTGGTAAACTTATTTATCTTACTATCACACGGCCCGATATTACTTATATCGTGAGTCTTGTTAGCCAGTTTATGCATGCTCCCACTGTTACACATCTTCATGTTGTTAAGAGGATACTACGGTATCTCAAAGGGTCCATTGGGCGTGGTATTCTCATGAGAAATAATGGTTCCACCCACATACAAGGCTATACGGACGTAGATTGGGCGGGCAATGCTCTCGATCGAAAGTCAACCACGGGTTATTGTACTTTCGTGGGTGGAAATTTggtcacttggaaaagcaaaaaacAGAATGTCATTGCTCGCTCTAGTGCTGAGGCGGAATATCGCGCAATGGCTTCCACTGCATGCGAACTTATATGGCTCAAGAGTCTTCTTTTCGACTTAGGGTTCCCTAGCAATGCACCGATATCACTCATGTGCGACAACCAAGCCGCGATGCACATTGCATCCAATCCGGTCTTCCATGAACGTACCAAGCATATTGAGGTGGATTGCCATTATGTGCGAGCTCAAGTTCAGTCCAAAGTCATTCAAACTCTCTTTACTCGTATCTATGATCAATTGGCTGATTTGTTTACCAAGGCTTTGCCAGCTACACATTTTCAGCACTTTCTTGGCAAGCTTGGCTCCATTGATCTTatggatccagcttga
- the LOC137714980 gene encoding taxadiene 5-alpha hydroxylase-like: protein MAFMLAIAITLIIAFFVSKLLLFKGQTKNLPGGSLGYPLLGESLSFRRAQKQNRGPQWFEERVSKHGPVFKTSLMGSPTVVVTGQAGNKFVLGGRDDVLATKQPLALASIAGKENIFELTGSRYKMVKGAMMSILKPEILQKNIKPMDELIKNILLRETKNKDTIKGVATMKKLTFELASNILTGIKDEHTTKALSDDLSIAFKAIATIPFNFPGTVFWKGLRARSRIVSRILPILEQKREELSKGKLSPTSDLFTCLLTLRDENQKPLSDDMIIDNYVTLIIASHDTSAILLSLMIWKLSRDSEIYNKVLEEQMDILRKRDDEAEDGLTWSEIHNMKYTWRVAQELMRMVPPVFGSFRTTVKDTQYGGYDIPKGWLVLWMAHGTHMNKDVFDNPREFDPSRFENPSKPIPPFTYLPFGGGLHTCIGNEFAKIELLIVIHNLVTKFEWSQLHPEEAITRNPGPYPSMGLPIKIKPRKL from the exons ATGGCTTTCATGTTAGCAATTGCGATCACTTTGATAATAGCTTTCTTCGTTTCAAAATTACTTCTGTTTAAAGGTCAGACCAAAAATCTCCCAGGAGGGTCTCTAGGGTACCCTTTGCTAGGAGAGTCCCTGAGCTTCCGCCGagcacagaaacaaaaccgagGCCCTCAGTGGTTCGAAGAAAGAGTTTCAAAACATGGCCCAGTTTTCAAAACCTCCTTGATGGGTTCACCAACTGTCGTTGTTACTGGTCAAGCAGGTAACAAGTTTGTTCTTGGTGGTAGAGATGATGTTCTTGCCACCAAGCAACCGCTCGCCCTTGCAAGCATTGctggaaaagaaaatatatttgaaCTTACAGGATCAAG GTACAAAATGGTAAAGGGAGCAATGATGAGCATCTTAAAGCCTGAAATTCTTCAGAAAAACATCAAACCTATGGATGAATTAATCAAGAACATATTGCTAAGagaaacaaagaacaaagaCACCATAAAAGGAGTCGCTACCATGAAGAAGCTCACATTTGAATTAGCATCCAACATCCTTACCGGCATCAAGGATGAGCACACGACTAAGGCTTTGTCTGATGATCTCTCCATAGCCTTCAAAGCAATTGCGACGATTCCCTTCAATTTTCCAGGCACAGTTTTCTGGAAAGGTCTAAGAGCCAGATCAAGGATTGTAAGTCGTATTTTGCCAATACTTGAGCAAAAAAGGGAGGAGCTTTCAAAGGGGAAGTTGAGCCCTACAAGCGATCTGTTCACTTGCTTACTAACCCTAAGAgatgaaaaccaaaaaccactttctgaTGATATGATTATAGATAATTATGTCACCTTAATCATAGCTAGTCATGACACTTCAGCCATCCTTCTGAGCCTAATGATATGGAAGCTGTCCAGAGACTCTGAAATCTACAACAAAGTTTTAGAGG AACAAATGGACATTTTAAGGAAGAGGGATGACGAAGCAGAAGATGGACTAACATGGTCTGAGATACACAATATGAAATACACATGGAGAGTTGCACAAGAGTTGATGAGGATGGTACCTCCTGTGTTTGGTAGCTTTCGGACAACAGTTAAAGACACTCAATATGGTGGCTATGACATTCCCAAAGGGTGGCtg GTGCTTTGGATGGCACATGGAACTCACATGAACAAAGATGTATTTGATAATCCCAGAGAGTTTGATCCATCACGGTTTGAGAACCCATCGAAACCAATCCCTCCATTCACTTATCTTCCATTTGGAGGAGGTCTCCACACTTGCATAGGGAATGAGTTTGCCAAAATAGAATTACTCATTGTCATCCACAACTTGGTGACAAAGTTTGAGTGGTCACAGCTGCACCCTGAGGAAGCAATAACTCGTAACCCTGGGCCATATCCATCCATGGGTCTCCCAATCAAGATCAAACCAAGAAAGCTTTAG